The following proteins come from a genomic window of Candidatus Nealsonbacteria bacterium:
- a CDS encoding VWA domain-containing protein — MKILSKRILVLMFIFSFVGNLAFPGFNFSNKAAEVSACVPENVQVCHRTESSENPWVEIEISIDALSAHLAQNQEDFVIEGGALCPPPPPPPVCGNQTLEAGEECDDGNIINGDGCSASCTIEQPQCIAEGESGAVVPEGPECCQGLTQIGCDQPDLTGECSGECVGAFYCTMCGNGVCGLGENKCNCPQDCGEVIIYGYKVVCDSEQYLPNWGDGQDVSIITEQVINDFVAQNSQYCHLESGWDFEWGRNGEAQKQNGDYIGFAPDGNGWNDFDNPTGATPAKVILSEDELNGNNQIWVREVLKQGYIPFSNPPGDLQNSTSAEMYCYQDVLNYDNYDYILNPQLGEEYYCVAFNALEETEPYCELELTKTDNIDPVDAGAQIVYHLNLKNTGTANCTGGGVRVKDVFDQNTSYVSSSKTPEEVTSTYIKWNFGILTPGEEENIDLTMQVSQDTQCGTILENKAKYWSDQTGWGEFVIEQTTVDCDDQLTIYASKIVCQSETDLPNWGDGGPNITAKTAQSFVEGNQNCHLASGWNFEWAFAGTPNPGDNIIGPAGSGWTTFGPTDSNGIASVNISTTSGDRIWLREIMKQGYIPFSGDTSAPRDNVGAELYCHEDVLNYDNYDYILNPQLDESYYCVAFNALTPVESYCGDGILNGDEQCDDGNIIDGDGCSASCTIELPICDPEEELIVNNGFELPLVSTPQLWNIFDSIAGNWTVEWRNDIPAIWNDVARPEPAHLELQAGVNGWLPYEGIQYAELDTDWDGPAGSLSNEPASVKIYQDISTIPGENYNLSFYFSPRPSTAQGDNVLEVKWNGNILDTISQAGSSNNNWSQRVYSFTANTSTTRLEFADLGVANSLGTFVDSVSLRCQPYVEPGTSTLIVIDHVIGGTATSGDFTVYVTGTNTSPASFPGEDVSGTYVVLDPGAYSVSQSNNSNYITSFSADCSSTIMAGETKTCTIINIYKEQPEISTLIVIDHVIGGSATSGAFTVSVAGNSPVPTSFPGQEAPGTPVILGSGSYSVNQSSLSNYTTSYSDNCSSTILAGETKTCTITNNYHCIPIKTCSQLECNQTDSCGNYCGGCGGCIGPNCGGSPFCGDGIVNGSEQCDKSAGVTEGYTCTASCILEKNICNMDLNVMMVMDVSGSMGYDSPTRLSMAKTAANSFIDNLRSGDQSGLVSFSWTSALNKKLSNDHASTKSIIAGLVASGATNIGEAIDKANKELISATASPSIARIEILLTDGRANQPNGNGSNENPADIALALAKSLEAAENGIMIFTIGLGSDVNTKMLSNMAKNTGGKYYFAPTGNDLNGIFNQIASETCKDSSATTSAFIEPPISIFNARLGDISSTGVTVSWYTNIPATSRVVYGEQRVSTPGESPTYGYNFSTEEQDIENKVIFHSVIITGLAPDKTYYWRPISRGSPEVLGEEELIFVTEPLIPGPVLEEEQPVVEIEEGSAEGTSTEISQGQAQGQQEEHNTSSPERQKFLGFLSKGLASVFNTIGKTNLLIVSIIVILFVLYFISEKRKKAKK; from the coding sequence ATGAAAATACTAAGTAAAAGAATTTTAGTCTTAATGTTTATCTTTTCGTTTGTGGGAAACCTCGCTTTTCCTGGTTTTAATTTTTCAAACAAGGCAGCTGAGGTATCGGCTTGCGTACCGGAAAATGTGCAGGTTTGCCATAGGACAGAAAGCTCTGAAAATCCCTGGGTAGAAATAGAAATTTCCATAGATGCTCTTAGCGCTCATTTAGCCCAGAATCAGGAAGATTTTGTAATAGAAGGAGGGGCTTTATGTCCGCCTCCTCCGCCTCCTCCTGTTTGCGGTAATCAAACATTAGAAGCAGGCGAGGAATGTGATGACGGAAATATTATTAATGGCGACGGTTGTTCGGCGAGCTGTACTATTGAACAACCTCAATGTATCGCCGAGGGTGAAAGCGGAGCAGTTGTTCCCGAGGGTCCCGAATGCTGCCAAGGTCTAACTCAAATAGGATGCGACCAGCCGGACTTGACCGGTGAATGTTCGGGCGAATGCGTAGGAGCTTTTTATTGTACAATGTGCGGAAATGGAGTTTGCGGTCTTGGAGAGAATAAATGTAATTGTCCTCAGGACTGCGGAGAAGTAATTATTTACGGTTACAAGGTTGTTTGCGACAGCGAACAATATTTACCCAACTGGGGCGACGGACAAGATGTTTCAATAATAACCGAGCAAGTTATCAATGATTTTGTCGCCCAAAATTCCCAATACTGCCATCTTGAATCAGGATGGGATTTTGAATGGGGCAGAAACGGCGAAGCCCAAAAGCAAAATGGCGACTATATTGGCTTTGCCCCGGACGGAAATGGATGGAATGATTTTGATAATCCTACCGGCGCTACTCCGGCCAAGGTCATTTTAAGTGAAGATGAGCTCAATGGTAACAATCAAATTTGGGTGAGAGAAGTTTTAAAACAAGGATATATTCCTTTTTCTAATCCTCCCGGAGATTTACAGAACAGCACAAGCGCGGAAATGTATTGTTATCAAGATGTATTAAATTACGACAACTACGATTATATTTTGAATCCGCAATTAGGAGAGGAATATTACTGCGTTGCTTTTAACGCTCTTGAAGAAACAGAGCCTTATTGCGAATTAGAATTGACCAAAACCGATAACATTGACCCCGTAGATGCGGGAGCTCAAATTGTTTATCACTTGAACTTAAAGAATACGGGAACTGCCAATTGTACCGGCGGCGGAGTCAGAGTAAAAGACGTTTTTGACCAAAATACAAGCTATGTCAGTTCCAGCAAAACTCCCGAAGAAGTAACCAGCACTTATATTAAATGGAATTTCGGAATTTTAACTCCGGGAGAAGAAGAAAATATTGACCTGACTATGCAAGTTTCACAAGATACTCAGTGCGGAACTATTCTGGAAAACAAAGCAAAATATTGGTCTGACCAGACCGGCTGGGGAGAGTTCGTGATAGAGCAAACAACGGTTGATTGTGATGACCAATTGACAATTTATGCTTCCAAAATAGTTTGTCAGTCCGAAACCGATTTGCCAAACTGGGGCGACGGCGGTCCAAACATTACAGCAAAAACCGCTCAGTCGTTTGTTGAGGGTAATCAAAACTGCCACTTAGCTTCAGGCTGGAATTTTGAATGGGCTTTTGCCGGAACACCTAATCCCGGAGACAATATTATAGGTCCCGCGGGTTCAGGATGGACAACTTTCGGTCCCACAGACAGCAACGGAATAGCGAGCGTAAATATTAGCACTACCAGCGGAGACAGAATATGGCTTCGTGAAATAATGAAACAAGGATATATTCCTTTTTCAGGAGACACAAGCGCTCCTCGAGATAACGTTGGCGCCGAGCTTTATTGCCACGAAGATGTTTTAAACTATGATAACTACGACTATATTTTGAATCCCCAGTTAGACGAAAGTTATTATTGCGTTGCTTTTAACGCTTTAACTCCGGTGGAGTCTTATTGCGGCGATGGAATATTGAATGGCGATGAACAATGTGATGACGGAAATATTATTGACGGAGACGGTTGTTCAGCCAGTTGCACTATTGAACTTCCGATCTGCGATCCGGAAGAAGAACTAATCGTTAACAACGGTTTTGAATTGCCTTTAGTTTCAACTCCTCAATTGTGGAATATTTTTGATTCAATTGCCGGAAATTGGACAGTTGAATGGAGAAACGATATTCCGGCCATTTGGAATGATGTTGCAAGGCCTGAACCGGCCCATCTTGAACTTCAGGCCGGAGTTAACGGTTGGCTTCCTTACGAAGGAATCCAATATGCCGAATTAGACACTGACTGGGATGGTCCAGCCGGAAGTTTGAGCAATGAGCCTGCTTCCGTAAAAATTTATCAGGACATCTCAACCATTCCCGGAGAAAATTATAATCTTAGTTTTTATTTTTCGCCAAGACCAAGCACCGCTCAAGGCGATAATGTTCTTGAAGTTAAATGGAATGGAAATATTTTAGACACTATTTCTCAAGCAGGTTCTTCAAATAATAATTGGTCTCAACGTGTTTATAGTTTCACTGCCAATACCAGCACTACCCGTTTAGAATTTGCTGATTTGGGAGTAGCCAATTCATTAGGTACTTTTGTTGATAGCGTAAGTCTGAGATGCCAACCCTATGTTGAGCCCGGCACCAGCACTCTCATTGTCATCGACCACGTTATCGGCGGAACAGCTACCTCGGGTGATTTTACAGTTTATGTTACAGGAACTAATACCTCTCCGGCATCATTTCCCGGCGAAGATGTTTCCGGTACTTACGTAGTACTTGATCCGGGCGCTTATAGCGTAAGCCAATCTAATAATTCGAACTATATTACTTCGTTTTCTGCCGATTGTTCGAGCACAATTATGGCAGGGGAGACAAAAACTTGTACAATAATTAATATTTACAAGGAACAACCCGAAATTAGCACTCTTATTGTTATTGACCACGTTATTGGCGGAAGCGCCACTTCAGGAGCTTTTACAGTTTCTGTAGCAGGAAACAGTCCTGTTCCTACTTCATTTCCAGGACAAGAAGCTCCAGGCACTCCGGTGATTCTTGGTTCAGGTTCTTACAGTGTAAACCAGTCCAGTCTTTCGAATTATACCACCTCATATTCTGATAACTGCTCGAGCACAATTCTGGCAGGGGAGACAAAAACTTGTACCATAACCAATAATTATCATTGCATACCGATTAAAACTTGTTCTCAATTAGAATGCAACCAAACCGATAGTTGCGGAAACTATTGCGGCGGTTGCGGCGGCTGCATTGGCCCAAACTGCGGCGGTTCGCCTTTTTGCGGCGACGGGATAGTAAATGGAAGCGAACAGTGTGATAAAAGCGCCGGGGTTACAGAGGGTTACACTTGTACCGCGTCTTGCATCTTAGAAAAAAATATATGCAATATGGATTTAAACGTAATGATGGTTATGGATGTGTCAGGCAGCATGGGATACGACAGCCCGACAAGATTGTCTATGGCTAAAACTGCAGCTAACAGTTTCATTGATAATTTAAGAAGTGGCGACCAGTCCGGATTAGTTTCATTCAGCTGGACATCTGCTTTGAATAAAAAATTATCAAACGACCATGCATCTACCAAGTCTATTATTGCCGGATTAGTTGCAAGCGGTGCTACTAACATAGGAGAGGCAATTGATAAGGCCAATAAGGAATTAATATCAGCTACTGCTTCTCCGAGCATAGCCAGAATAGAAATTCTTTTGACTGACGGAAGAGCTAATCAGCCGAATGGCAACGGTTCTAATGAAAATCCGGCTGACATAGCCCTGGCTTTGGCTAAGTCTTTGGAAGCTGCTGAAAATGGAATTATGATATTTACCATTGGATTAGGGAGCGATGTAAATACAAAAATGCTTTCTAATATGGCGAAGAACACGGGCGGCAAATATTATTTTGCTCCTACAGGCAACGATTTAAACGGAATATTTAATCAAATAGCTTCCGAGACCTGCAAAGACAGTTCTGCCACTACTTCTGCTTTTATAGAGCCTCCTATTTCCATATTTAATGCAAGACTTGGCGATATTTCGAGCACAGGAGTCACTGTTTCTTGGTACACGAATATTCCGGCTACCAGCAGGGTAGTTTACGGAGAACAAAGAGTTTCAACTCCCGGAGAATCGCCGACTTATGGATATAATTTTTCGACGGAGGAACAAGACATAGAAAATAAGGTTATTTTTCATTCCGTGATAATAACCGGCTTGGCTCCCGATAAAACTTATTACTGGAGGCCTATTTCACGAGGCTCACCGGAAGTTTTAGGTGAAGAAGAATTAATTTTTGTCACAGAGCCTTTAATTCCCGGTCCTGTTCTTGAAGAAGAACAGCCTGTTGTAGAAATTGAAGAGGGTTCAGCAGAAGGAACATCAACTGAAATTTCCCAAGGCCAAGCCCAAGGACAACAAGAAGAACATAATACTTCGTCTCCGGAACGCCAAAAATTTCTTGGTTTTCTTTCAAAGGGCCTGGCTTCAGTATTTAACACTATAGGAAAAACTAATTTATTGATTGTTTCAATTATAGTGATTTTATTTGTACTATATTTTATTTCTGAGAAGAGAAAAAAAGCCAAAAAATAG